From Synechococcus sp. A10-1-5-1, a single genomic window includes:
- a CDS encoding CPBP family intramembrane glutamic endopeptidase, translating to MSAEHESNSPTRQETPNWKSALALVSLALSLLLWLNGLLSSLERPSVGDDLSRRQLELTVLAQGNLSEPIRPLVSSSDPLQSLKESLKVAINSNEEEGRNPSPDLLLEQALLLQRTGDGNQAKALLDRLHTGAGEHRSIAAALLKPEQHSRREREELLAQLKGSTLLRQWTCEALLGEGACNGGQVARRASLQLLAVTLLPALGLIAGIALLLRELWRRWRGKAPAAPPWQGPNLSGIDTVLLVAGGFVVVGSLITPLLVAPLLTRLLQDLPINAVLKQGISVVALYGALMAGPLLILQMLLKPLGPAPQEGWLQFRWSPPQLCLSQALKGFLMVLPLVSLVGWLQGQIFGDPGGSNPLLELVLNGHNVPALACFGVTAIVMAPLFEETIFRGVLLPVAARYWGSGWGVVASAAVFAVAHSSLGEFPPLMVLGLGLGWLRWRSGRLGSCVLMHALWNSLTFFNLVVLGW from the coding sequence GTGAGCGCGGAACACGAGTCCAACAGTCCAACCCGCCAGGAGACCCCCAACTGGAAATCAGCCCTGGCACTCGTCAGCCTGGCGCTCAGCCTGTTGCTCTGGCTGAACGGTCTTCTCAGCAGCTTGGAGCGCCCCTCCGTTGGCGATGACCTCAGTCGCCGCCAGCTGGAGCTGACCGTGCTTGCCCAGGGGAACCTGAGCGAACCGATCCGTCCGCTGGTGAGCTCCAGCGATCCACTGCAATCGCTCAAAGAGAGCCTGAAGGTCGCCATCAACAGCAACGAGGAGGAGGGACGCAATCCATCCCCTGACCTCTTGCTTGAGCAAGCGCTGCTGCTGCAGCGAACAGGGGACGGGAATCAGGCCAAGGCCCTGTTGGATCGCCTCCATACCGGAGCAGGGGAACACCGGTCCATCGCAGCCGCCCTTCTCAAACCGGAGCAGCACAGCAGACGGGAGCGAGAGGAACTACTCGCGCAGCTGAAGGGATCCACCCTGCTGCGTCAATGGACCTGCGAGGCACTGCTCGGGGAAGGAGCCTGCAACGGGGGGCAGGTGGCTCGCCGGGCCAGCCTTCAGCTGCTGGCTGTCACATTGCTTCCGGCACTGGGGCTGATCGCAGGCATCGCCCTGCTGCTGCGCGAGCTCTGGCGCCGCTGGCGCGGAAAAGCCCCAGCGGCGCCACCTTGGCAAGGCCCCAACCTGTCCGGGATTGACACCGTCTTGTTGGTGGCCGGCGGCTTTGTCGTCGTCGGTTCGCTGATCACACCACTGCTGGTGGCACCGCTGCTGACCCGCCTGCTGCAGGACTTACCGATCAATGCAGTGCTCAAACAGGGCATCAGCGTCGTTGCCCTCTATGGCGCCTTGATGGCCGGGCCACTTCTGATCCTGCAGATGCTGCTGAAGCCCCTGGGGCCAGCCCCCCAGGAGGGCTGGCTGCAATTTCGTTGGTCTCCGCCCCAGCTCTGTTTGAGCCAAGCCCTCAAGGGCTTTTTGATGGTGCTGCCCTTGGTGAGCCTGGTCGGCTGGCTGCAGGGACAAATTTTTGGCGACCCCGGTGGCAGTAATCCCCTGCTCGAGCTGGTTCTCAATGGGCACAACGTCCCAGCCCTGGCGTGCTTTGGGGTCACCGCCATCGTGATGGCCCCCCTGTTTGAAGAGACGATTTTTCGCGGCGTGCTGTTGCCCGTTGCCGCCCGCTACTGGGGATCGGGCTGGGGTGTTGTGGCCAGCGCCGCGGTCTTTGCGGTGGCCCATTCCAGCCTCGGAGAATTCCCGCCACTGATGGTTTTAGGGCTCGGCTTGGGCTGGCTGCGCTGGCGCAGCGGACGGCTCGGGAGCTGCGTGCTGATGCACGCCCTCTGGAACAGCCTGACGTTCTTCAATCTTGTTGTGCTGGGTTGGTGA
- a CDS encoding histidine phosphatase family protein — MSLRILLVRHGLSSFNLEHRIQGRDDLSSLTEVGAKQALATGEALRGLTIDAAYSSPLRRAHDTATALLAAQGSSLDLQLSDDLLEVDLSPWSGLLSTEVQAQFPQDYATWKQQPELLQLHRSDGTAYAPIPELMAQAQRFLAHLLAAHDPAAADSQTVLVVGHNAILRCLVLALLGLDASGFRRLRLENASLSVFNVSPAPSGSPTKPWAVQIESLNGTTHLQPEVCASSLPSKGQGPRLLLVRHGETNWNRQGRFQGQIDIPLNENGWAQAAAAGEFLRKLSFDRAYTSSMSRPRQTAEGILKHHPGVPLTSVSDLVEIGHGEWEGRLEEEISATWAELLADWKRAPETVQMPDGETIQDVWERSLKGWNTIAASLSSDETALVVAHDAVNKTILCALLGLTPADIWAVKQGNGGVTVIDYPNGADQAPVVVCLNQTAHLGGVIDRTAAGAL; from the coding sequence GTGTCCCTCCGGATCCTGCTGGTTCGCCACGGCCTGAGCAGCTTCAACCTCGAGCACCGCATCCAGGGCCGAGATGACCTCTCAAGCCTGACCGAGGTGGGTGCCAAGCAGGCATTGGCGACTGGAGAGGCCCTGCGGGGTTTGACCATTGACGCGGCCTACAGCTCGCCGCTGCGGCGAGCCCACGACACCGCAACGGCACTGCTGGCCGCGCAGGGATCCAGCCTGGATCTGCAGCTGAGCGACGACCTGCTCGAGGTGGACCTGTCGCCTTGGAGCGGCCTGTTGAGCACGGAGGTTCAGGCCCAGTTCCCCCAGGATTACGCCACCTGGAAGCAGCAGCCAGAGCTGCTCCAGCTGCACCGCTCCGACGGGACGGCCTATGCGCCGATCCCTGAGTTGATGGCCCAGGCCCAGCGCTTCTTGGCCCATTTGCTGGCAGCCCACGATCCGGCTGCCGCCGACAGTCAGACCGTCCTGGTGGTGGGGCACAACGCGATCCTGCGGTGCCTGGTGCTCGCCTTGCTGGGCCTGGATGCCTCCGGTTTCCGTCGTCTCCGTTTAGAGAACGCCTCGCTGTCGGTCTTCAACGTCAGCCCGGCTCCCTCGGGTTCGCCCACCAAACCCTGGGCCGTTCAGATCGAATCTCTCAATGGCACCACTCACCTGCAGCCAGAGGTCTGTGCCAGCAGCTTGCCGAGCAAAGGTCAGGGTCCCCGCCTGCTCCTGGTGCGCCATGGAGAGACCAATTGGAATCGCCAAGGGCGTTTCCAGGGACAGATCGATATCCCCTTAAACGAGAACGGCTGGGCCCAGGCCGCCGCCGCGGGTGAGTTTTTGCGGAAGCTGAGCTTTGATCGGGCCTACACCAGCTCCATGTCCCGCCCTCGCCAGACGGCGGAGGGGATCCTGAAGCACCACCCAGGGGTCCCTCTCACCAGCGTCTCGGATCTGGTGGAGATTGGTCACGGCGAGTGGGAGGGCCGTCTGGAGGAGGAGATCTCCGCCACCTGGGCAGAGCTGCTGGCGGATTGGAAACGGGCACCTGAAACCGTGCAGATGCCCGATGGGGAAACCATCCAGGACGTCTGGGAGCGCTCCCTGAAGGGCTGGAACACCATTGCGGCGAGCCTGTCCAGTGATGAGACCGCCTTGGTGGTCGCCCACGATGCCGTGAACAAGACCATTCTTTGCGCCTTGCTCGGACTGACTCCAGCGGACATCTGGGCTGTCAAACAGGGCAACGGCGGAGTCACCGTGATCGACTACCCCAATGGAGCCGATCAAGCTCCGGTGGTGGTGTGTTTGAACCAGACGGCGCATCTTGGAGGAGTGATCGACCGCACCGCTGCCGGTGCCCTCTGA
- a CDS encoding dihydroorotase, with protein sequence MSLPQALVLRQVQLLEGPGQALRRTDVRLEEGRIAAWGEGCRDHPCPVIDASGLLLAPSLVDPHSCLDDPLHGVGETRASLERSAIAAGYGTVALLPDASPWRDSPERLQALRAPQGQGLELLLWGSFSLSGAGLELAPHGDQLASGALGLADGAQTPSLPLLERGLSLAEMDQAPVLLAPRDRTLAQEGFVREGVEALRAGWPMDPTTSESLPLRNLLALAARYPSCRLQLMNLSTAEAVDLLGSVAAEQRPVATVCWWHLLADSANLAPIEEGWRVEPPLGSAQDRQRLKEGLREGLLSAVAVHHQALDPEEQLLPVDQRRPGVAGHRFVLPALWQELVEGDGWSAEQLWQVLCFGPADLLGLEPPKLQLGTDRWLLFDPQHVWTAQEDCYAPLAANQPMARATLKGQVLATGLNPQLWRWIS encoded by the coding sequence ATGTCTCTCCCCCAAGCCCTGGTGCTGCGCCAGGTTCAGCTGTTGGAGGGACCGGGCCAGGCGCTGCGCCGCACCGACGTGCGGCTGGAGGAGGGTCGGATTGCTGCATGGGGTGAGGGTTGCCGGGATCACCCGTGCCCGGTGATCGATGCCTCCGGGCTGCTGTTAGCCCCTTCCCTGGTGGATCCCCATTCGTGTTTGGACGATCCCCTCCATGGGGTGGGTGAAACCCGGGCATCCCTCGAGCGTTCTGCCATCGCTGCGGGCTATGGCACCGTCGCCCTCTTGCCCGATGCGAGCCCTTGGCGCGACTCCCCCGAGCGGCTGCAGGCCCTGCGCGCCCCTCAGGGACAGGGATTGGAACTGTTGCTCTGGGGCAGTTTCAGCCTGTCGGGAGCCGGCCTTGAGCTGGCCCCCCATGGTGATCAATTGGCCAGCGGAGCTCTGGGCTTGGCCGATGGCGCTCAAACCCCTTCCCTGCCGTTGCTCGAGCGGGGACTCAGCCTGGCGGAAATGGATCAGGCTCCAGTTCTCCTGGCGCCTCGAGACAGGACCCTCGCCCAGGAGGGCTTCGTCAGGGAGGGGGTTGAGGCTCTGCGGGCGGGATGGCCCATGGATCCCACCACCAGCGAAAGTCTGCCCCTGCGCAACCTGTTGGCCTTGGCAGCGCGCTACCCCTCCTGTCGTCTGCAACTGATGAATCTGTCCACTGCTGAAGCGGTGGACCTCCTCGGCTCCGTGGCGGCGGAGCAGCGACCCGTCGCCACGGTTTGTTGGTGGCATCTCCTGGCGGATTCGGCCAACTTGGCCCCGATTGAGGAGGGCTGGCGGGTGGAGCCGCCACTGGGATCAGCCCAGGACCGTCAGCGGCTAAAGGAAGGATTGCGAGAGGGACTGCTGTCGGCGGTGGCGGTTCATCATCAAGCCCTCGATCCCGAGGAGCAGTTGCTGCCCGTGGATCAGCGCCGGCCTGGAGTGGCGGGCCATCGCTTCGTTCTCCCTGCTCTTTGGCAGGAGCTGGTGGAGGGTGATGGCTGGAGTGCGGAGCAGCTTTGGCAGGTTCTCTGTTTTGGCCCCGCCGACCTGCTTGGTCTGGAGCCTCCCAAGCTGCAATTGGGGACGGATCGCTGGTTGCTGTTTGATCCCCAGCACGTTTGGACGGCGCAGGAGGATTGCTATGCGCCATTGGCCGCCAACCAGCCCATGGCTAGAGCAACCCTCAAGGGGCAAGTGCTGGCGACGGGGCTCAACCCCCAGCTTTGGCGCTGGATCTCCTGA
- the lepB gene encoding signal peptidase I, which translates to MSSHDPTQAASSKTEGSEPEPGGKQPPQESPWVFWRGVLITLGVALGVRHYVLEARYIPSGSMLPGLQLQDRLLVEKLSLRSRAPKRGEIVVFHAPHHFDPVLSADRSVGPLGCVLAHLPIVNSIPGVADPACDAYIKRVVAVSGDRVVINPRGEVNVNGSWLKEPYVTNYCPVNALGMGQCRTLNAVVPPGHILVLGDNRANSWDGRFWPGGAFLPEKEIIGRAFWRFWPLSTSGALTSSDPLRRSSAKAGG; encoded by the coding sequence TTGTCCTCGCACGATCCAACACAAGCTGCCAGCAGCAAAACCGAGGGCTCCGAGCCGGAACCTGGAGGGAAACAACCACCCCAAGAAAGTCCCTGGGTCTTCTGGAGAGGGGTCTTGATCACCCTCGGCGTAGCCCTGGGCGTCCGCCACTACGTCCTGGAGGCCCGCTACATCCCCTCCGGCTCCATGCTCCCGGGACTACAGCTGCAGGATCGGCTGCTGGTGGAGAAACTCTCCCTACGGAGCCGAGCGCCCAAACGGGGAGAGATCGTGGTTTTCCATGCCCCCCACCACTTCGATCCAGTCCTCAGCGCCGATCGAAGCGTGGGTCCCCTGGGCTGCGTCCTCGCGCACCTACCGATTGTCAACAGCATCCCGGGGGTCGCCGATCCGGCCTGTGACGCCTACATCAAACGCGTGGTGGCCGTCTCCGGTGATCGGGTCGTCATCAATCCCCGGGGAGAGGTCAACGTCAACGGCAGCTGGCTCAAGGAGCCGTACGTGACGAACTACTGCCCTGTCAATGCGCTGGGAATGGGGCAGTGCAGGACCCTCAACGCCGTTGTTCCCCCAGGCCATATCCTCGTGCTGGGCGACAACCGCGCCAACAGTTGGGATGGTCGCTTCTGGCCAGGTGGTGCTTTTCTCCCAGAGAAAGAAATTATTGGGCGGGCCTTCTGGCGCTTCTGGCCTCTGTCGACCTCCGGTGCGCTGACCAGCAGCGATCCGCTCAGGAGATCCAGCGCCAAAGCTGGGGGTTGA